In the Anaerolineales bacterium genome, one interval contains:
- a CDS encoding squalene/phytoene synthase family protein — MDRWGWAGPDRQLCHESWPGIGLLSADGRFVLQAAAGLHRGILDEIERNDFDVFTRRAHVPAARRARLLTGLWLSSRLGSRG; from the coding sequence GTGGATCGATGGGGTTGGGCGGGACCTGACCGCCAGCTCTGCCATGAGAGTTGGCCGGGAATCGGGCTGCTCTCCGCTGATGGTCGGTTCGTCCTCCAGGCCGCCGCCGGTCTGCACCGCGGGATCCTGGACGAGATCGAGCGCAACGACTTCGACGTCTTCACCCGGCGAGCCCACGTGCCGGCTGCTCGGCGGGCCAGGCTGCTGACCGGTCTTTGGCTCTCATCCCGACTCGGCAGCCGAGGTTAG